GGCCCCGGTTACGAAGCCGCCGAAGCGGTCGGCGTCCTGCCTGCGATTAAGGACGGGTCCTACCGCATCGACGAGGCCACCCTGGTCGACCAGCAGGGCCGCCGCCGGGCCGACCTGCCCTACAACCAGATCGCCAAGGCCCTCGGCGGCCGGGTGTCCAGCCTGCTGCGATCCGATTTGGCGAAAGCGTTGCGGGGCAACCTGCCCGACGGCGTCGACGTGCGTTACGGCGCGTCGCTGTCGGCGGTGACGGACCGCGACGACGGTGTCTCGGTGACGCTGGAAACCGGGGAGGAGCTGGCGGCCGACGTGCTGATCGGCGCCGACGGCAGCCACTCGAGGGTGCGGAGCCTGGTGTTCGGACCCGAGTCGCAATACCTGCGCTATCTCGGATTCCATTACGCGGCTTTTGTCTGCGACGCCTCCGACGTCGGCCGCCAAGCCGACACCGAGCAGATCGTGCTGACCGACACCGTCGAGCGGCAGATGGATCTGCTTTTTCTGCCCGACGGCCGCGCTGCCGTGCTGGCGACGTTCGCCGCCGCAGGTCCGGAATTGCCCGCGGATCCGCGTGCCGCGGTGCGGGACCGGTTCGCCGACGTGGGTTGGCTGGTGCCGGAAATATTGAACCGGTGCCCACCGGCCGGGGAGATGTACTACCAGGCAGCCGCCCAGGTCGTGATGCCGCGGTGGAGCAAGGGTCGGGTGGTGCTGCTCGGCGACGCCGCGGCCGCGGTCTCGCCG
The nucleotide sequence above comes from Mycobacterium kiyosense. Encoded proteins:
- a CDS encoding FAD-dependent oxidoreductase; this encodes MRVIICGAGIAGLAAAERMSSMGAEVVLLERAPGPDERGYLIDFYGPGYEAAEAVGVLPAIKDGSYRIDEATLVDQQGRRRADLPYNQIAKALGGRVSSLLRSDLAKALRGNLPDGVDVRYGASLSAVTDRDDGVSVTLETGEELAADVLIGADGSHSRVRSLVFGPESQYLRYLGFHYAAFVCDASDVGRQADTEQIVLTDTVERQMDLLFLPDGRAAVLATFAAAGPELPADPRAAVRDRFADVGWLVPEILNRCPPAGEMYYQAAAQVVMPRWSKGRVVLLGDAAAAVSPLAPHGASLAVAGAYVLAEQLRLTSSVERALDFYEKLWRWVVEDKQKAAREVGCWTVPTSRRAALRFSWRPLVNRFITTALAGEPTTVIATLRRGTSEPG